The Thermobispora bispora DSM 43833 genome window below encodes:
- a CDS encoding helix-turn-helix domain-containing protein, whose translation MPSQGTIGDRVRGLRLSRRMSQAQLAGPDLSDSYVSLIESGKRTPTPAVARLLAERLGCTTEFLLHGIEPRQRIDTELSLRHAELELHHGSPAVAADRFKAIMQASDGDNATLATRAHVGFARALEAQGKIEQAVEEYERLRREAMEHPERLSDLPLIVALCRCYQRAGDRLRARDLGAEAQAKAERIGIVSGEVAIDLALALVETGTGLPYVERVLDLTGVPEVRDRTAEVQALWRASTTAAEGDDSALAVQLAEDALAVGRPARTALTSARIARELAQIRVMDPNFDDLERAKELAEAALRVFTGLSADPRELGRSLAVLGWLRIRTGDTASAIELAQRMLELSPATGGIIAATAHLVLAKAALARSDDATLALRRAHELLDGDPEAHEREAAKTWRMLGDLYGQAGDRRSQATAYRKALEAVGIHVTIPGVAGAAMLAG comes from the coding sequence ATGCCGAGTCAGGGAACCATCGGCGACCGCGTCCGCGGCCTGCGGCTGAGCAGGCGCATGTCACAGGCCCAGCTCGCGGGGCCGGACCTGTCCGACAGCTATGTCTCACTGATCGAATCGGGTAAGCGGACGCCCACCCCTGCGGTGGCCCGTCTCCTGGCCGAAAGGCTGGGCTGCACCACCGAGTTCCTCCTCCACGGGATCGAGCCGCGGCAGCGCATCGACACCGAGTTAAGCCTGCGCCACGCCGAGCTCGAGCTGCACCACGGCTCCCCCGCCGTGGCCGCCGACCGGTTCAAGGCGATCATGCAGGCGTCCGACGGGGACAACGCCACGCTCGCCACGCGGGCGCATGTCGGGTTCGCCCGCGCTCTGGAGGCTCAGGGGAAGATCGAGCAGGCCGTCGAGGAGTACGAGCGGCTGCGCCGGGAGGCCATGGAGCACCCCGAGCGGCTCTCCGATCTGCCGCTGATCGTCGCCCTCTGCCGGTGCTACCAACGGGCCGGCGACCGGCTACGGGCCCGCGACCTCGGCGCCGAGGCGCAGGCCAAGGCGGAGCGGATCGGCATCGTCTCCGGCGAGGTGGCCATCGACCTCGCGCTCGCCCTGGTGGAGACCGGGACCGGCCTGCCGTACGTGGAACGGGTCCTCGACCTGACCGGGGTGCCCGAGGTGAGGGATCGCACCGCCGAGGTGCAGGCGCTGTGGCGGGCGAGCACGACCGCGGCCGAAGGGGACGACTCGGCCCTCGCCGTCCAGCTCGCCGAGGACGCGCTCGCCGTCGGCCGTCCCGCCCGGACGGCGCTCACGTCCGCCCGGATCGCGAGAGAACTTGCACAGATTCGGGTGATGGATCCCAATTTTGATGATTTGGAGCGCGCCAAGGAACTCGCCGAAGCGGCCCTCCGGGTCTTCACCGGGCTGTCCGCCGACCCGCGGGAGCTCGGGCGCAGCCTCGCCGTGCTGGGCTGGCTCCGCATCCGGACCGGGGACACGGCCTCGGCGATCGAACTGGCCCAGCGGATGCTGGAGCTCTCCCCGGCCACCGGGGGGATCATCGCGGCGACCGCGCACCTGGTCTTGGCGAAAGCCGCTTTGGCACGCTCCGATGACGCCACACTGGCGCTGCGGCGCGCGCATGAGCTGCTCGACGGCGACCCCGAGGCGCATGAACGGGAGGCCGCCAAGACCTGGCGGATGCTCGGTGACCTTTATGGGCAGGCCGGTGACAGACGCTCGCAGGCGACGGCTTATCGTAAGGCGCTGGAGGCCGTAGGCATCCACGTGACCATTCCCGGCGTCGCCGGCGCGGCCATGCTCGCCGGTTAG
- a CDS encoding FadR/GntR family transcriptional regulator, with protein MSLRTAQRASLVDQVIDQLKEQITSGYWQLNAKIPTETALAEQLGVGRNTVREAVRALTHAGLLECRQGDGTYVRATSELSGVMARRLRAAEQLEILEVRRALEVEAARLAAIRRTDEDIAAMEAALAEREKAWAEGDPETFVEADLNFHVTVVAATHNQVLMDLYLDFSAALRSSIRTAGGSLKENYIPHDTIVRAIVAGDAAAAERAGHACMEHILIALTENAGDGSSSPGDD; from the coding sequence GTGAGCCTGCGGACCGCGCAGCGGGCGTCTCTTGTGGACCAGGTGATCGATCAGCTCAAAGAGCAGATCACTTCGGGTTACTGGCAGCTCAACGCCAAGATCCCGACTGAGACCGCGCTCGCGGAGCAACTCGGGGTCGGCCGGAACACCGTGCGGGAGGCCGTGCGGGCGCTGACACACGCCGGGCTGCTCGAGTGCCGGCAGGGTGACGGCACATACGTCCGCGCCACGAGCGAGCTGTCCGGGGTGATGGCGCGACGGCTCCGCGCGGCCGAGCAGCTCGAGATCCTCGAGGTCCGCCGGGCGCTCGAGGTGGAAGCGGCCCGCCTCGCCGCGATCCGCCGCACCGATGAGGACATCGCCGCGATGGAGGCCGCCCTCGCCGAACGGGAGAAGGCCTGGGCGGAGGGCGACCCCGAGACGTTCGTCGAGGCCGACCTGAACTTCCACGTGACGGTCGTCGCCGCCACGCACAACCAGGTCCTGATGGACCTCTACCTGGACTTCTCGGCGGCCCTGCGCTCGAGCATCCGCACCGCGGGCGGCTCGCTGAAGGAGAACTACATCCCGCACGACACGATCGTCCGGGCGATCGTCGCCGGTGACGCGGCCGCCGCCGAGCGCGCCGGCCACGCCTGCATGGAGCACATCCTGATCGCCCTCACCGAGAACGCGGGCGACGGCTCCTCCTCGCCGGGCGACGACTGA
- the dnaN gene encoding DNA polymerase III subunit beta translates to MKIRVNRDVLADAVAWTARLLPGRSTVPALSGLLLEADADLRISVFDYEVSAWAQIEADVAAPGRVLIPGRVLAEITKSLPDRPVDLYRDGGEAVLTCGSLEYDLLVLPDEDFPSLPAMPPKAGAVGGGVFASAAGQVAAAASRDDSLPMLTGVRIDIDGVRVSMAATDRYRIAAREFLWHPERPDERRGVVVPARLLVEAARSLREGEISIGLGENVIGLRNQDRTVIVRLLDDQFIDYRSRLSEQWPIHADLALAPFVEAVKRVTLVAEPNTPVRLAFSPGQVLIRAGGGSIGRSTEIVAAELDGPDIDIAFQPHFLLDGLAGVETERVRLHMATPTRAALITEEGDDPAFRYLVMPVRPHG, encoded by the coding sequence GTGAAGATCCGGGTGAACCGAGACGTGCTGGCGGATGCGGTGGCGTGGACGGCCCGCCTGCTGCCGGGACGGTCCACCGTGCCCGCGCTCTCGGGACTGCTGCTCGAAGCGGATGCGGATCTGCGCATCTCGGTCTTCGACTACGAGGTGTCGGCCTGGGCGCAGATCGAGGCCGATGTCGCCGCGCCGGGACGGGTGCTCATCCCCGGCCGGGTGCTCGCCGAGATCACCAAGAGCCTCCCCGATCGGCCGGTCGACCTGTACCGGGACGGCGGTGAGGCCGTCCTGACCTGCGGCAGCCTCGAGTACGACCTGCTCGTGCTCCCGGACGAGGACTTCCCCAGCCTGCCCGCCATGCCGCCGAAGGCCGGGGCGGTGGGCGGGGGTGTGTTCGCCTCCGCGGCCGGTCAGGTCGCGGCCGCGGCGAGCCGGGACGACAGTCTCCCCATGCTCACCGGTGTCCGGATCGACATCGACGGCGTCCGGGTCTCCATGGCGGCGACCGACCGCTACCGGATCGCGGCCCGCGAGTTCCTCTGGCACCCCGAGCGCCCGGACGAGCGGCGCGGTGTGGTGGTGCCCGCCCGGCTGCTGGTGGAGGCGGCGCGGTCGCTCCGCGAGGGCGAGATCTCCATCGGCCTCGGCGAGAACGTCATCGGCCTGCGGAACCAGGACCGGACGGTGATCGTCCGCCTGCTCGACGATCAGTTCATCGACTATCGGTCCCGGCTGTCCGAGCAGTGGCCGATCCACGCCGACCTCGCCCTCGCCCCGTTCGTCGAGGCGGTGAAGCGGGTCACGCTGGTCGCCGAGCCCAACACTCCGGTACGGCTCGCCTTCTCGCCCGGCCAGGTGCTCATCCGCGCGGGCGGGGGGAGTATCGGCCGCAGCACGGAGATCGTGGCGGCCGAGCTCGACGGGCCGGACATCGACATCGCCTTCCAGCCGCACTTCCTGCTCGACGGCCTGGCCGGGGTGGAGACCGAGCGGGTGCGCCTGCACATGGCCACCCCGACCCGCGCCGCCCTCATCACCGAAGAGGGCGACGACCCGGCCTTCCGCTACCTGGTGATGCCCGTCCGCCCGCACGGCTGA
- a CDS encoding response regulator yields the protein MRVVLAEDHHLLREGLIHLLRAHGFDVVAAVESGPQLLRALLEERPDVAVVDVRLPPTYTDEGLRVALEARERVPGLPILVLSQHVERLYARELLADGSGGVGYLLKDRVFNGEQFADAVRRVATGGTAMDPEVIARLLAARPEPLSRLTPREREVLELMAEGRSNAAIGQRLYLSESAVSKHIAGIFAKLGLAPSDDDNRRVLAVLTFLDRR from the coding sequence ATGCGCGTCGTCCTCGCCGAAGACCACCACCTGCTGCGGGAGGGGCTGATCCACCTGCTCCGCGCCCACGGCTTCGACGTGGTCGCCGCGGTGGAGTCCGGGCCGCAGCTCCTCCGGGCGCTCCTCGAGGAGCGCCCGGACGTGGCGGTCGTCGACGTACGGCTCCCGCCCACGTACACCGATGAAGGGCTCCGCGTGGCGCTCGAGGCGCGCGAACGGGTCCCCGGCCTGCCGATCCTCGTCCTCTCCCAGCACGTGGAGCGGCTGTACGCCCGGGAGCTGCTGGCCGACGGGTCGGGAGGGGTCGGCTACCTGCTGAAGGACCGGGTGTTCAACGGCGAGCAGTTCGCCGACGCGGTGCGGCGGGTGGCCACGGGCGGGACGGCCATGGACCCGGAGGTCATCGCCCGGCTGCTCGCCGCCCGCCCCGAGCCGCTCAGCAGGCTCACCCCGCGCGAGCGCGAGGTGCTGGAGCTCATGGCCGAGGGGCGGTCGAACGCGGCGATCGGGCAGCGGCTCTACCTCAGCGAGAGCGCGGTCAGCAAGCACATCGCCGGCATCTTCGCCAAGCTCGGCCTCGCCCCGTCCGACGACGACAACCGCCGGGTGCTCGCCGTGCTGACCTTCCTCGACCGCAGGTGA